In a genomic window of Theropithecus gelada isolate Dixy chromosome 15, Tgel_1.0, whole genome shotgun sequence:
- the ASB6 gene encoding ankyrin repeat and SOCS box protein 6 isoform X1 encodes MPFLHGFRRIIFEYQPLVDAILGSLGIQDPERQESLDQPSYVASEENRILVLTELLERKAHSPFYQEGVSNALLKMAELGLTQAADVLLRHGANLNFEDPVTYYTALHIAVLRNQPDMVELLVHHGADINRRDRIHESSPLDLASEEPERLPCLQRLLDLGADVNAADKHGKTALLHALASSDGVQIHNTENIRLLLEGGADVKATTKDGDTVFTCIIFLLGETVGGDKEEAQMINRFCFQVTRLLLAHGADPSECPAHESLTHICLKSFKLHFPLLRFLLESGAAYNCSLHGASCWSGFHIIFERLCSHPGCTEDESHADLLRKAETVLDLMVTNSQKLQLPENFDIHPVGSLAEKIQALHFSLRQLESYPPPLKHLCRVSIRLYLQPWPVDVKVKALPLPDRLKWYLLSEHSGSMEDDI; translated from the exons ATGCCGTTCCTGCACGGCTTCCGGAGGATCATCTTCGAGTACCAGCCGCTGGTGGATGCGATTCTGGGCTCCCTGGGGATCCAGGACCCCGAGCGGCAGGAGTCTCTGGACCA GCCCAGTTATGTCGCCAGCGAGGAGAACCGAATCCTTGTTCTCACTGAGCTGCTGGAGAGGAAAGCCCACTCTCCCTTTTACCAGGAAGGCGTGAGCAACGCCCTGCTCAAGATGGCTGAGCTGGGGCTGACCCAGGCGGCCGACGTTCTCTTGCGGCATGGGGCCAATCTCAACTTTGAAG ACCCAGTCACCTACTACACGGCCTTGCACATCGCCGTCCTGCGGAACCAGCCGGACATGGTGGAGCTGCTGGTGCATCACGGCGCCGACATTAATCGGAGGGACCGG ATCCACGAGAGTAGCCCCTTGGACCTGGCCAGCGAGGAGCCTGAGCGCCTGCCCTGCCTGCAGCGCCTCCTGGATCTTGGAGCTGACGTCAATGCCGCTGACAAGCATG gAAAGACTGCTCTGCTCCATGCTCTGGCCAGCAGCGATGGGGTACAGATCCACAATACTGAGAACATCCGGCTCCTGCTGGAAGGAG GGGCAGACGTCAAGGCCACCACCAAGGATGGGGACACAGTGTTCACCTGCATCATCTTCCTACTTGGTGAGACCGTGGGAGGGGACAAAGAGGAGGCCCAGATGATCAACCGCTTCTGCTTCCAAGTCACACGGCTGCTGCTGGCGCATGGGGCCGACCCCAGCGAGTGCCCGGCCCACGAGTCCCTCACCCACATCTGCCTCAAGAGCTTTAAACTGCATTTCCCTCTCCTGCGCTTCCTGCTGGAGTCCGGAGCTGCCTACAACTGCTCCCTGCATGGCGCGTCCTGCTGGTCTGGCTTTCACATCATCTTTGAGAGGCTCTGTTCCCACCCAGGCTGCACAGAAGACGAGAGCCATGCGGACCTCCTGCGCAAAGCCGAGACCGTCCTGGATCTCATGGTGACCAACTCTCAGAAACTCCAGCTGCCTGAAAACTTCGATATCCACCCTGTGGGCAGCCTGGCAGAAAAGATCCAGGCCCTCCACTTCTCCTTGAGGCAGCTGGAGAGCTATCCCCCGCCCCTCAAACACCTGTGCCGTGTGTCCATCCGGCTCTACCTTCAGCCGTGGCCTGTGGATGTGAAGGTCAAAGCCCTGCCTCTGCCTGACAGGCTGAAGTGGTACCTCCTTAGTGAGCACAGTGGCTCCATGGAAGATGACATCTGA
- the ASB6 gene encoding ankyrin repeat and SOCS box protein 6 isoform X4, translated as MPFLHGFRRIIFEYQPLVDAILGSLGIQDPERQESLDQPSYVASEENRILVLTELLERKAHSPFYQEGVSNALLKMAELGLTQAADVLLRHGANLNFEDPVTYYTALHIAVLRNQPDMVELLVHHGADINRRDRERLLCSMLWPAAMGYRSTILRTSGSCWKEGQTSRPPPRMGTQCSPASSSYLVRPWEGTKRRPR; from the exons ATGCCGTTCCTGCACGGCTTCCGGAGGATCATCTTCGAGTACCAGCCGCTGGTGGATGCGATTCTGGGCTCCCTGGGGATCCAGGACCCCGAGCGGCAGGAGTCTCTGGACCA GCCCAGTTATGTCGCCAGCGAGGAGAACCGAATCCTTGTTCTCACTGAGCTGCTGGAGAGGAAAGCCCACTCTCCCTTTTACCAGGAAGGCGTGAGCAACGCCCTGCTCAAGATGGCTGAGCTGGGGCTGACCCAGGCGGCCGACGTTCTCTTGCGGCATGGGGCCAATCTCAACTTTGAAG ACCCAGTCACCTACTACACGGCCTTGCACATCGCCGTCCTGCGGAACCAGCCGGACATGGTGGAGCTGCTGGTGCATCACGGCGCCGACATTAATCGGAGGGACCGG gAAAGACTGCTCTGCTCCATGCTCTGGCCAGCAGCGATGGGGTACAGATCCACAATACTGAGAACATCCGGCTCCTGCTGGAAGGAG GGGCAGACGTCAAGGCCACCACCAAGGATGGGGACACAGTGTTCACCTGCATCATCTTCCTACTTGGTGAGACCGTGGGAGGGGACAAAGAGGAGGCCCAGATGA
- the NTMT1 gene encoding N-terminal Xaa-Pro-Lys N-methyltransferase 1 isoform X3: MVDITEDFLVQAKTYLGEEGKRVRNYFCCGLQDFTPEPDSYDVIWIQWVIGHLTDQHLAEFLRRCKGSLRPNGIIVIKDNMAQEGVILDDVDSSVCRDLDVVRRIICSAGLSLLAEERQENLPDEIYHVYSFALR, translated from the exons ATGGTCGACATAACGGAGgacttcctggttcaagccaAGACCTACCTGGGGGAGGAGGGCAAGAGGGTGAGGAACTACTTCTGTTGTGGGCTCCAGGACTTCACCCCAGAGCCGGACTCTTACGACGTCATCTGGATCCAGTGGGTGATAG GCCACCTCACCGATCAGCACCTGGCCGAGTTCCTGCGGCGCTGCAAGGGCAGCCTCCGCCCCAACGGTATCATCGTCATCAAAGACAACATGGCCCAGGAGGGCGTGATTCTGGATGACGTGGACAGCAGTGTGTGCCGGGACCTTGATGTGGTCCGCAGGATCATCTGCAGcgcaggcctcagcctcctggctgaggagaggcaggagaacctcCCCGATGAGATCTACCACGTCTATAGCTTTGCCCTGAGATGA
- the ASB6 gene encoding ankyrin repeat and SOCS box protein 6 isoform X2: protein MPFLHGFRRIIFEYQPLVDAILGSLGIQDPERQESLDQPSYVASEENRILVLTELLERKAHSPFYQEGVSNALLKMAELGLTQAADVLLRHGANLNFEDPVTYYTALHIAVLRNQPDMVELLVHHGADINRRDRIHESSPLDLASEEPERLPCLQRLLDLGADVNAADKHGADVKATTKDGDTVFTCIIFLLGETVGGDKEEAQMINRFCFQVTRLLLAHGADPSECPAHESLTHICLKSFKLHFPLLRFLLESGAAYNCSLHGASCWSGFHIIFERLCSHPGCTEDESHADLLRKAETVLDLMVTNSQKLQLPENFDIHPVGSLAEKIQALHFSLRQLESYPPPLKHLCRVSIRLYLQPWPVDVKVKALPLPDRLKWYLLSEHSGSMEDDI from the exons ATGCCGTTCCTGCACGGCTTCCGGAGGATCATCTTCGAGTACCAGCCGCTGGTGGATGCGATTCTGGGCTCCCTGGGGATCCAGGACCCCGAGCGGCAGGAGTCTCTGGACCA GCCCAGTTATGTCGCCAGCGAGGAGAACCGAATCCTTGTTCTCACTGAGCTGCTGGAGAGGAAAGCCCACTCTCCCTTTTACCAGGAAGGCGTGAGCAACGCCCTGCTCAAGATGGCTGAGCTGGGGCTGACCCAGGCGGCCGACGTTCTCTTGCGGCATGGGGCCAATCTCAACTTTGAAG ACCCAGTCACCTACTACACGGCCTTGCACATCGCCGTCCTGCGGAACCAGCCGGACATGGTGGAGCTGCTGGTGCATCACGGCGCCGACATTAATCGGAGGGACCGG ATCCACGAGAGTAGCCCCTTGGACCTGGCCAGCGAGGAGCCTGAGCGCCTGCCCTGCCTGCAGCGCCTCCTGGATCTTGGAGCTGACGTCAATGCCGCTGACAAGCATG GGGCAGACGTCAAGGCCACCACCAAGGATGGGGACACAGTGTTCACCTGCATCATCTTCCTACTTGGTGAGACCGTGGGAGGGGACAAAGAGGAGGCCCAGATGATCAACCGCTTCTGCTTCCAAGTCACACGGCTGCTGCTGGCGCATGGGGCCGACCCCAGCGAGTGCCCGGCCCACGAGTCCCTCACCCACATCTGCCTCAAGAGCTTTAAACTGCATTTCCCTCTCCTGCGCTTCCTGCTGGAGTCCGGAGCTGCCTACAACTGCTCCCTGCATGGCGCGTCCTGCTGGTCTGGCTTTCACATCATCTTTGAGAGGCTCTGTTCCCACCCAGGCTGCACAGAAGACGAGAGCCATGCGGACCTCCTGCGCAAAGCCGAGACCGTCCTGGATCTCATGGTGACCAACTCTCAGAAACTCCAGCTGCCTGAAAACTTCGATATCCACCCTGTGGGCAGCCTGGCAGAAAAGATCCAGGCCCTCCACTTCTCCTTGAGGCAGCTGGAGAGCTATCCCCCGCCCCTCAAACACCTGTGCCGTGTGTCCATCCGGCTCTACCTTCAGCCGTGGCCTGTGGATGTGAAGGTCAAAGCCCTGCCTCTGCCTGACAGGCTGAAGTGGTACCTCCTTAGTGAGCACAGTGGCTCCATGGAAGATGACATCTGA
- the NTMT1 gene encoding N-terminal Xaa-Pro-Lys N-methyltransferase 1 isoform X2, producing MTSEVIEDEKQFYSKAKTYWKQIPPTVDGMLGGYGHISSIDINSSRKFLQRFLREGPNKTGTSCALDCGAGIGRITKRLLLPLFREVDMVDITEDFLVQAKTYLGEEGKRATSPISTWPSSCGAARAASAPTVSSSSKTTWPRRA from the exons ATGACGAGCGAGGTGATAGAAGACGAGAAGCAATTCTATTCCAAGGCCAAGACCTACTGGAAACAAATCCCACCCACGGTGGACGGCATGCTTGGGGGGTATGGCCACATCTCCAGCATCGACATCAACAGCTCCCGGAAGTTTCTGCAGAGGTTTTTGAGG GAAGGCCCGAACAAGACAGGAACGTCCTGTGCCCTGGACTGTGGAGCTGGCATTGGGAGGATCACCAAGCGGCTGCTCCTGCCGCTGTTCAGAGAGGTGGATATGGTCGACATAACGGAGgacttcctggttcaagccaAGACCTACCTGGGGGAGGAGGGCAAGAGG GCCACCTCACCGATCAGCACCTGGCCGAGTTCCTGCGGCGCTGCAAGGGCAGCCTCCGCCCCAACGGTATCATCGTCATCAAAGACAACATGGCCCAGGAGGGCGTGA
- the NTMT1 gene encoding N-terminal Xaa-Pro-Lys N-methyltransferase 1 isoform X1 → MTSEVIEDEKQFYSKAKTYWKQIPPTVDGMLGGYGHISSIDINSSRKFLQRFLREGPNKTGTSCALDCGAGIGRITKRLLLPLFREVDMVDITEDFLVQAKTYLGEEGKRVRNYFCCGLQDFTPEPDSYDVIWIQWVIGHLTDQHLAEFLRRCKGSLRPNGIIVIKDNMAQEGVILDDVDSSVCRDLDVVRRIICSAGLSLLAEERQENLPDEIYHVYSFALR, encoded by the exons ATGACGAGCGAGGTGATAGAAGACGAGAAGCAATTCTATTCCAAGGCCAAGACCTACTGGAAACAAATCCCACCCACGGTGGACGGCATGCTTGGGGGGTATGGCCACATCTCCAGCATCGACATCAACAGCTCCCGGAAGTTTCTGCAGAGGTTTTTGAGG GAAGGCCCGAACAAGACAGGAACGTCCTGTGCCCTGGACTGTGGAGCTGGCATTGGGAGGATCACCAAGCGGCTGCTCCTGCCGCTGTTCAGAGAGGTGGATATGGTCGACATAACGGAGgacttcctggttcaagccaAGACCTACCTGGGGGAGGAGGGCAAGAGGGTGAGGAACTACTTCTGTTGTGGGCTCCAGGACTTCACCCCAGAGCCGGACTCTTACGACGTCATCTGGATCCAGTGGGTGATAG GCCACCTCACCGATCAGCACCTGGCCGAGTTCCTGCGGCGCTGCAAGGGCAGCCTCCGCCCCAACGGTATCATCGTCATCAAAGACAACATGGCCCAGGAGGGCGTGATTCTGGATGACGTGGACAGCAGTGTGTGCCGGGACCTTGATGTGGTCCGCAGGATCATCTGCAGcgcaggcctcagcctcctggctgaggagaggcaggagaacctcCCCGATGAGATCTACCACGTCTATAGCTTTGCCCTGAGATGA
- the ASB6 gene encoding ankyrin repeat and SOCS box protein 6 isoform X3, whose amino-acid sequence MRFWAPWGSRTPSGRSLWTNPVTYYTALHIAVLRNQPDMVELLVHHGADINRRDRIHESSPLDLASEEPERLPCLQRLLDLGADVNAADKHGKTALLHALASSDGVQIHNTENIRLLLEGGADVKATTKDGDTVFTCIIFLLGETVGGDKEEAQMINRFCFQVTRLLLAHGADPSECPAHESLTHICLKSFKLHFPLLRFLLESGAAYNCSLHGASCWSGFHIIFERLCSHPGCTEDESHADLLRKAETVLDLMVTNSQKLQLPENFDIHPVGSLAEKIQALHFSLRQLESYPPPLKHLCRVSIRLYLQPWPVDVKVKALPLPDRLKWYLLSEHSGSMEDDI is encoded by the exons ATGCGATTCTGGGCTCCCTGGGGATCCAGGACCCCGAGCGGCAGGAGTCTCTGGACCA ACCCAGTCACCTACTACACGGCCTTGCACATCGCCGTCCTGCGGAACCAGCCGGACATGGTGGAGCTGCTGGTGCATCACGGCGCCGACATTAATCGGAGGGACCGG ATCCACGAGAGTAGCCCCTTGGACCTGGCCAGCGAGGAGCCTGAGCGCCTGCCCTGCCTGCAGCGCCTCCTGGATCTTGGAGCTGACGTCAATGCCGCTGACAAGCATG gAAAGACTGCTCTGCTCCATGCTCTGGCCAGCAGCGATGGGGTACAGATCCACAATACTGAGAACATCCGGCTCCTGCTGGAAGGAG GGGCAGACGTCAAGGCCACCACCAAGGATGGGGACACAGTGTTCACCTGCATCATCTTCCTACTTGGTGAGACCGTGGGAGGGGACAAAGAGGAGGCCCAGATGATCAACCGCTTCTGCTTCCAAGTCACACGGCTGCTGCTGGCGCATGGGGCCGACCCCAGCGAGTGCCCGGCCCACGAGTCCCTCACCCACATCTGCCTCAAGAGCTTTAAACTGCATTTCCCTCTCCTGCGCTTCCTGCTGGAGTCCGGAGCTGCCTACAACTGCTCCCTGCATGGCGCGTCCTGCTGGTCTGGCTTTCACATCATCTTTGAGAGGCTCTGTTCCCACCCAGGCTGCACAGAAGACGAGAGCCATGCGGACCTCCTGCGCAAAGCCGAGACCGTCCTGGATCTCATGGTGACCAACTCTCAGAAACTCCAGCTGCCTGAAAACTTCGATATCCACCCTGTGGGCAGCCTGGCAGAAAAGATCCAGGCCCTCCACTTCTCCTTGAGGCAGCTGGAGAGCTATCCCCCGCCCCTCAAACACCTGTGCCGTGTGTCCATCCGGCTCTACCTTCAGCCGTGGCCTGTGGATGTGAAGGTCAAAGCCCTGCCTCTGCCTGACAGGCTGAAGTGGTACCTCCTTAGTGAGCACAGTGGCTCCATGGAAGATGACATCTGA